In the genome of Desulfovibrio desulfuricans, one region contains:
- a CDS encoding hydantoinase/oxoprolinase family protein: MSETYVLGIDAGGTHTDAVLLACPVADMGASRASAPAARLAAFAKVRTRHDDLPRSVREVLAALAKAAPGCDFGRISRVTLGATLAVNALVQHRADTVGLAVSAGPGLDPRRFAMGGQVCVVPGGLDHRGVEVSPLQTGVLREAAAAWRKAGVAAVACVGKFSPRNAAHEQAMAKAVREDMPGMPVTEGHRLSGRLNFPRRLATAYFNAAVERLHNTFLDAVESALADAGISASVRLLKADGGAVPLAFSRREPVQSILSGPAASVMGVLALCGGSAAMQQGCSLLLDMGGTTTDMALFVDGSPVVDRDGMLLEGRRTLVRALATVSIGVGGDSLLDVDAKPGAARPVRTGPLREGPAMAFGGERPTLLDALNVLNSHAADATARASAGETADAAAGDAAASAAGITALAALHGLAPLDLARMAVDDALKQVANAARDLAAGVNARPIYTLAALKALREARPTHAWLVGGPAGCVAHRLAQALGMPVETPAHADVANAVGAALTLPTDALELYADTGRGVLTVPALDITERIGKAYSLGEARERASALLRQRLEAAGESGARVEVTEADIFATLDDAGFGSRDIRVVCQVIPGLAASMKNM, encoded by the coding sequence ATGAGCGAAACATATGTGCTGGGCATAGATGCCGGGGGCACGCACACAGACGCTGTGCTGCTGGCCTGCCCCGTCGCCGATATGGGCGCAAGCCGCGCGTCCGCGCCTGCCGCACGTCTGGCGGCCTTTGCCAAGGTGCGCACCCGGCACGACGACCTGCCCCGCTCTGTGCGCGAAGTGCTCGCCGCGCTGGCCAAGGCCGCTCCCGGCTGCGATTTTGGGCGCATCTCGCGCGTGACCCTTGGGGCCACCCTTGCCGTCAACGCCCTGGTGCAACATCGGGCGGATACCGTGGGGCTGGCCGTCTCCGCTGGGCCGGGGCTTGACCCGCGCCGGTTTGCCATGGGCGGGCAGGTGTGCGTTGTACCCGGCGGGCTGGATCACCGGGGCGTTGAGGTCAGCCCCCTGCAGACAGGCGTGCTGCGCGAGGCCGCTGCGGCCTGGCGCAAGGCCGGTGTGGCCGCCGTGGCCTGCGTGGGCAAATTTTCGCCGCGCAACGCCGCGCACGAGCAGGCCATGGCCAAGGCCGTGCGCGAAGACATGCCGGGCATGCCCGTGACCGAAGGGCACAGGCTTTCGGGTCGGCTCAACTTTCCCCGTCGGCTGGCCACGGCCTACTTTAACGCCGCAGTGGAGCGCCTGCACAATACTTTTCTGGATGCTGTGGAGTCGGCCCTTGCCGATGCGGGCATCAGCGCCTCGGTGCGTCTGCTCAAGGCCGACGGCGGGGCTGTGCCGCTGGCGTTTTCACGCCGCGAGCCGGTGCAGTCCATCCTTTCCGGCCCTGCGGCCAGCGTTATGGGCGTACTGGCCCTGTGCGGCGGCAGCGCAGCCATGCAACAGGGATGCAGCCTGCTGCTCGACATGGGCGGAACCACCACCGATATGGCCCTTTTTGTGGACGGCTCGCCCGTGGTGGACAGAGACGGCATGCTGCTTGAGGGCCGGCGCACCCTGGTGCGGGCGCTGGCGACGGTCTCCATCGGCGTCGGCGGCGACTCGCTGCTTGATGTCGATGCGAAGCCCGGTGCGGCCCGGCCCGTGCGTACGGGCCCCCTGCGCGAAGGCCCGGCCATGGCCTTTGGCGGAGAGCGGCCAACCCTGCTGGACGCTCTTAATGTACTGAACAGCCACGCTGCCGACGCGACAGCCCGTGCTTCTGCCGGGGAGACCGCAGACGCAGCGGCGGGCGATGCGGCCGCTTCAGCTGCGGGCATAACCGCGTTGGCAGCCCTGCACGGTCTTGCCCCGCTGGATCTGGCGCGCATGGCTGTGGACGACGCGCTGAAGCAGGTGGCAAACGCCGCCCGCGATCTGGCCGCTGGCGTCAATGCCCGCCCCATATACACCCTTGCGGCGCTCAAGGCCCTGCGTGAGGCGCGCCCCACGCATGCCTGGCTTGTGGGCGGCCCGGCGGGTTGCGTGGCGCACCGTCTGGCGCAGGCTCTGGGCATGCCGGTGGAAACGCCTGCTCATGCCGATGTGGCCAATGCCGTGGGCGCAGCACTGACCCTGCCCACGGACGCGCTCGAGCTCTACGCCGACACCGGGCGGGGCGTGCTGACCGTGCCCGCGCTGGACATCACCGAGCGCATCGGCAAGGCTTACAGCCTTGGCGAAGCCCGCGAACGGGCCAGCGCCCTGTTGCGCCAGCGGCTGGAAGCGGCGGGAGAGAGCGGGGCGCGGGTTGAGGTGACCGAGGCCGACATTTTTGCCACGCTCGACGACGCGGGTTTTGGCAGCAGAGACATCAGGGTTGTCTGTCAGGTAATACCAGGTCTTGCCGCCTCCATGAAGAATATGTGA
- the dnaX gene encoding DNA polymerase III subunit gamma/tau translates to MKHLSLAARYRPQNFAQVAGQDMVKAVLSRAAAEDRPAAAYLLSGTRGVGKTTIARIFAKALNCQHAPGPEPCNQCEQCRKITQGVHVDVTEIDGASNNSVEDARSLRETIGYAPMEGRYKIFIIDEAHMLTRNAFNALLKTLEEPPERVVFIFATTEAHKFPITIVSRCQHFVFRHLSEDALFAHISAVLRKENAAFEEGAVRLIARRAAGSVRDSMSLLDQTLALGGAELTVAATRQVLGLAGQELFAELFEALHSQDCAAVATLCGQILQQGVDIGFFMRELAGNLRNLFLLRQSGQAIVPSLRLPADEAAMWQGIAPRFSAAHLHAAWQMALDAQRGIVQSPEPAAALELLLLNLALLPQLLPVGQTTPGPGGPNGGQATGQTTCQTTGQACGQPPSMGAVAQAQTVAAASPRGDSSATVSSEAAQAVQARPRDAASTQHAANDADDGDSDEPDAAPNTGDSSADPSSAPRNDAPTSAPATPTHRPWRPTPPPQGNANAGGGAAAAKVRDAASAPTASDAPARQPAGKRPLVQCVADEHFDQATSGEGNPRAVETPPAAAPTHGAPQGEAACNWAAFCDFCTTWQNGGRDMPRQHLLRSVAATWKDGVLRLAPKAETQQFQLERGREELMAALAAYGAGQTRLEIVAPRPYRPEAELIDEFSQKPELRHCLEVLNARVKGCRPIDQ, encoded by the coding sequence ATGAAACATCTCTCTCTCGCCGCACGATACAGGCCGCAAAACTTCGCTCAGGTAGCAGGACAGGACATGGTCAAGGCCGTCCTTTCCCGCGCCGCTGCCGAAGACAGGCCAGCCGCCGCCTATCTTTTGAGCGGCACGCGAGGCGTGGGCAAAACCACCATCGCGCGCATTTTTGCCAAGGCGCTCAACTGCCAGCACGCGCCGGGGCCGGAGCCCTGCAACCAGTGCGAACAGTGCCGCAAGATTACCCAGGGCGTGCATGTGGACGTGACGGAAATCGACGGCGCTTCCAACAACAGCGTCGAAGACGCCCGCTCGCTGCGCGAAACCATCGGCTACGCGCCCATGGAGGGCCGCTACAAGATTTTTATCATCGACGAAGCGCACATGCTCACCCGCAACGCCTTCAACGCGCTGCTCAAAACGCTGGAAGAACCGCCGGAGCGCGTCGTCTTTATTTTTGCCACCACCGAGGCGCACAAGTTCCCCATTACCATTGTGAGCCGCTGCCAGCATTTTGTCTTCAGGCATCTGAGCGAAGATGCGCTGTTTGCGCACATCTCGGCCGTGTTGCGCAAAGAAAACGCGGCCTTTGAAGAAGGGGCCGTGCGGCTTATCGCGCGCAGGGCCGCAGGCAGCGTGCGCGACAGCATGTCGCTGCTCGACCAGACGCTGGCGCTGGGCGGCGCGGAGCTGACCGTGGCCGCCACCCGGCAAGTGCTGGGGCTTGCGGGCCAGGAGCTGTTTGCCGAGCTGTTCGAGGCCCTGCACAGTCAGGACTGCGCCGCCGTCGCGACCCTGTGCGGGCAGATATTGCAGCAGGGTGTGGACATTGGCTTTTTTATGCGCGAGCTGGCGGGCAACCTGCGCAATCTTTTTTTGCTGCGCCAGAGCGGTCAGGCCATTGTGCCAAGTCTGCGCCTGCCCGCTGACGAGGCGGCAATGTGGCAGGGCATAGCCCCCCGCTTTTCTGCGGCGCATCTGCATGCGGCATGGCAAATGGCCCTTGACGCGCAGCGCGGCATCGTGCAAAGCCCAGAACCGGCAGCCGCGCTGGAGCTGTTGCTGCTCAACCTGGCCCTGCTGCCGCAGCTGCTGCCAGTGGGACAGACGACGCCAGGCCCAGGCGGCCCCAATGGGGGCCAGGCTACGGGCCAGACTACGTGCCAGACTACGGGCCAGGCTTGCGGGCAACCGCCTAGTATGGGGGCAGTCGCGCAGGCGCAGACCGTTGCGGCGGCGAGTCCGCGCGGGGACAGCTCGGCGACCGTGTCCAGCGAGGCCGCTCAGGCCGTGCAGGCCCGGCCCAGAGATGCAGCCTCGACCCAGCACGCCGCCAACGACGCCGACGACGGAGACTCGGACGAACCGGACGCGGCCCCGAACACCGGGGACAGCAGCGCAGACCCGAGCAGCGCGCCGCGCAACGACGCCCCCACCTCTGCCCCGGCAACGCCGACGCACCGCCCATGGCGGCCGACGCCGCCCCCGCAAGGGAATGCCAACGCTGGCGGCGGAGCTGCAGCAGCCAAAGTCCGGGACGCGGCCAGCGCACCTACGGCGAGCGACGCCCCCGCAAGGCAGCCAGCAGGGAAGCGGCCTCTGGTGCAATGCGTCGCAGACGAACATTTTGACCAGGCTACTTCCGGCGAGGGCAACCCCCGCGCCGTGGAGACGCCCCCTGCGGCCGCCCCAACGCACGGCGCGCCTCAGGGCGAGGCCGCCTGCAACTGGGCTGCGTTTTGCGATTTTTGCACCACGTGGCAAAATGGCGGGCGCGACATGCCGCGTCAGCACCTGCTGCGCAGCGTTGCCGCAACGTGGAAGGACGGCGTGCTGCGCCTTGCGCCCAAGGCCGAGACCCAGCAGTTTCAGCTTGAGCGCGGGCGTGAGGAGCTCATGGCCGCTTTGGCGGCAT
- a CDS encoding branched-chain amino acid transaminase translates to MQKTKFIWFDGKMLPSEQAQVHVLTHALHYGSAVFEGIRAYACADGTSAVFRLEDHCKRLINSAKIMRLEVPFSPDQLVEACVETLKANELREGYVRPLSFVGYGEMGVYPGNNPVQTIIAVWPWGAYLGAEALEKGIRVKTSSFARSHVNTSMSKAKAAGNYINSILAKVEAKDDGYDEAVMLDTNGFVSEATGENIFIVRNGVIKTTPWTSILGGLTRDSVMALAKDLGYTVEEQQFTRDEFYIADEAFFTGTAAEITPIRELDHRQIGVGHAGPVTKHLQKEFFKIVKGENPKYEGWLHRFSV, encoded by the coding sequence ATGCAGAAAACAAAGTTTATCTGGTTTGACGGAAAAATGCTCCCTTCTGAACAGGCACAGGTTCATGTGCTCACCCACGCCCTGCACTATGGCAGCGCCGTATTTGAAGGCATTCGCGCCTACGCCTGCGCCGACGGCACGTCCGCCGTCTTTCGCTTAGAAGACCACTGCAAGCGCCTAATTAACTCCGCTAAAATTATGCGCCTTGAAGTACCCTTCTCGCCCGACCAGCTGGTAGAAGCCTGTGTTGAAACCCTCAAGGCCAACGAACTGCGCGAGGGCTATGTGCGCCCGCTGTCGTTTGTGGGCTATGGCGAAATGGGCGTCTACCCCGGCAACAACCCGGTGCAGACCATCATCGCCGTCTGGCCCTGGGGCGCGTACCTTGGCGCAGAAGCCCTTGAAAAGGGCATTCGCGTCAAAACCAGCAGCTTTGCCCGCAGCCATGTGAATACCAGCATGTCCAAAGCCAAGGCCGCAGGCAACTACATCAACTCCATCCTTGCCAAGGTGGAGGCCAAGGACGACGGCTACGACGAAGCCGTGATGCTCGACACCAACGGCTTTGTCTCTGAAGCCACGGGCGAGAACATCTTTATCGTGCGCAACGGCGTGATCAAAACCACCCCCTGGACGTCCATCCTGGGCGGCCTGACGCGCGACTCCGTCATGGCCCTGGCCAAAGACCTTGGCTATACCGTGGAAGAACAGCAGTTTACCCGCGACGAATTCTATATTGCCGACGAGGCTTTCTTCACCGGCACGGCGGCTGAAATCACCCCCATCCGCGAGCTGGATCACCGCCAGATCGGCGTTGGTCATGCTGGCCCGGTGACAAAGCACCTGCAGAAGGAATTCTTCAAGATCGTCAAGGGCGAAAACCCCAAGTACGAGGGCTGGCTGCACCGCTTCAGCGTGTAA